In Pseudomonas lalkuanensis, the following are encoded in one genomic region:
- a CDS encoding N-acetylmuramoyl-L-alanine amidase has product MGWGMRSRALFAGIGVLLAAFAADVLAAAEVRGVRLWRAPDNTRLVFDLSGPVQHSVFTLTAPNRIVIDINGAQLATKLEQLSLSNTPITSVRSAQRSPTDLRVVIDLSSAVTPKSFSLAPNQQYGNRLVVDLFDPEAAASEASAPQVATAPSTPQTPVTPTQPAPSKLPPVPGGKRDIVVAIDAGHGGEDPGALGPKGQHEKNVTLAIAKELQRQISQEKGFRGELVRTGDYFIPLRKRTEIARKKGADLFVSIHADAAPSRSAFGASVFALSDRGATSETARWLADNENRSDLIGGDGSVSLDDKDRMLAGVLLDLSMTATMSSSLNVGQKVLSNVSQVTPLHKRRVEQAGFMVLKSPDIPSILVETGFISNHNESQKLASPSHQQALARSIKTGVKQFFQQNPPPGTYIAWLRDQGKIAIGPREHVVTSGESLALIAQRYEVSVATLRKANSLSSDNVKVGQVLNIPAATLAAQP; this is encoded by the coding sequence ATGGGGTGGGGTATGCGCTCGCGCGCACTGTTTGCCGGGATTGGGGTTCTGCTTGCGGCGTTCGCCGCTGATGTCCTGGCTGCCGCGGAGGTCCGCGGGGTGCGGCTTTGGCGCGCGCCTGACAACACCCGCCTGGTCTTCGACTTGTCTGGCCCTGTGCAGCACTCCGTCTTCACCCTGACTGCACCCAATCGCATCGTCATCGACATCAACGGCGCCCAGTTGGCTACCAAGCTGGAGCAGTTGTCCCTCAGCAACACCCCGATCACCAGTGTCCGCTCCGCCCAGCGCAGCCCTACCGACTTGCGCGTGGTGATCGACCTGTCGTCCGCCGTGACGCCGAAGAGTTTCTCCCTGGCGCCCAACCAGCAGTACGGCAACCGCCTGGTGGTGGACCTGTTCGACCCGGAAGCGGCCGCCAGCGAAGCCAGTGCGCCCCAGGTGGCCACCGCGCCGAGCACGCCGCAAACGCCGGTGACGCCGACCCAGCCGGCGCCCAGCAAGCTGCCGCCGGTGCCGGGCGGCAAGCGCGACATCGTGGTTGCCATCGATGCCGGTCACGGCGGTGAAGACCCGGGTGCCCTCGGGCCCAAGGGCCAGCACGAGAAGAACGTGACCCTGGCCATCGCCAAGGAACTGCAGCGCCAGATCAGCCAGGAGAAGGGCTTCCGTGGCGAGCTGGTACGTACCGGCGACTACTTCATCCCGTTGCGCAAGCGCACCGAGATCGCCCGCAAGAAGGGTGCCGACCTGTTCGTTTCCATCCACGCCGATGCCGCGCCCAGTCGCAGCGCGTTCGGTGCCTCGGTATTCGCCCTGTCCGATCGCGGCGCCACCTCGGAAACCGCGCGCTGGCTGGCTGACAACGAAAACCGCTCCGACCTGATCGGCGGAGATGGCAGTGTCAGCCTTGACGACAAGGACCGCATGCTCGCCGGCGTTCTGCTCGACCTGTCGATGACCGCGACCATGTCGTCCAGCCTCAATGTCGGCCAGAAGGTGCTGTCCAACGTCAGCCAGGTCACCCCGCTGCACAAACGCCGGGTGGAGCAGGCCGGCTTCATGGTGCTGAAGTCGCCTGACATTCCTTCGATCCTGGTGGAGACCGGTTTCATCTCCAACCACAACGAATCCCAAAAGCTGGCATCGCCGAGCCACCAGCAGGCCCTGGCGCGTTCGATCAAGACCGGCGTGAAGCAGTTCTTCCAGCAGAACCCGCCGCCCGGCACCTACATCGCCTGGCTGCGTGATCAGGGCAAGATCGCCATTGGCCCGCGCGAGCACGTCGTCACGTCCGGCGAGAGCCTGGCGCTGATCGCCCAGCGTTACGAGGTGAGCGTCGCGACACTGCGCAAAGCCAACTCGCTGTCCAGCGACAACGTCAAGGTCGGCCAGGTCCTGAACATCCCAGCCGCGACTCTGGCGGCCCAGCCATGA
- the tsaE gene encoding tRNA (adenosine(37)-N6)-threonylcarbamoyltransferase complex ATPase subunit type 1 TsaE, which produces MPEVILHAEGEEAMLALGARLANLTQGRGILYLHGDLGAGKTTLSRGILRGLGHVGAVKSPTFTLVEPYEIGGMRAFHFDLYRLADPEELEFLGIRDYFEGDALCLIEWPQRGAGILPKADLDINITPQAGGRSLRLSPHTERGEAWCAALAMGA; this is translated from the coding sequence GTGCCTGAAGTGATCCTGCATGCCGAAGGCGAGGAGGCCATGCTGGCCCTCGGCGCCCGATTGGCGAATCTGACCCAAGGGCGCGGCATCCTGTACCTGCATGGGGATCTGGGGGCGGGGAAAACCACGCTATCTCGCGGCATCCTGCGGGGGCTGGGGCACGTGGGGGCGGTGAAAAGCCCCACCTTCACCCTGGTCGAGCCTTATGAAATCGGGGGCATGCGCGCCTTCCATTTCGATCTATACCGCCTGGCCGACCCGGAGGAACTGGAATTTCTGGGTATCCGCGACTACTTCGAGGGCGACGCCTTGTGTCTGATCGAGTGGCCTCAGCGGGGCGCCGGCATTTTGCCAAAGGCTGACCTGGACATTAACATTACGCCGCAAGCGGGCGGCCGTTCGCTGCGGTTGTCGCCACACACCGAGCGCGGCGAAGCATGGTGTGCCGCCCTGGCCATGGGAGCATGA
- a CDS encoding NAD(P)H-hydrate dehydratase, producing the protein MLSSRDDLPISLHSAAQVRDLDARLIASGTPGFELMQRAAHATWRALRRRWPEAGSLSVLAGGGNNAGDGYLVAALARRAGWQVKVLAVGAADALTGDAALARDDAAAVGVTIQPWSECAVLEGVVVDALLGTGLSGEVREPYAQAIRLLNASSLPVLAVDIPSGLCADTGRVLGVAVRADLTVTFIGLKLGLFTADAPNQVGELVFDDLQADPALVSVTPRIAERMAAGSLRRLAPRPRTAHKGQLGHLLVVGGDRGLGGAALLAAESALRSGAGLVSLATRPEHVMAALARRPEVMCAGVSSANQLLALADRADVLVAGPGLGQDAWGRGLLSVVAGLESVQVWDADALNMLAGGLVRLPAGCVITPHPGEAARLLGISTAEVQADRPRAVLALAQKFDAVVLLKGAGSLVAAPDGRLALCDRGHPVMAGAGLGDVLAGLIGALLAQGMDAYSATCLAVWLHACAGEGLARGGRGLAASDLIPTIRQLLEEFAPCLK; encoded by the coding sequence ATGCTTTCTTCCCGCGACGACCTGCCCATTTCGCTCCATTCCGCCGCCCAGGTGCGGGACCTCGATGCGCGCCTCATCGCTTCCGGCACGCCTGGCTTCGAGTTGATGCAGCGTGCCGCCCACGCGACCTGGCGCGCCCTGCGCCGGCGTTGGCCTGAAGCCGGCAGCCTCAGCGTGCTGGCCGGGGGGGGTAACAATGCTGGCGATGGCTATCTGGTCGCGGCGCTGGCCCGCCGTGCCGGTTGGCAGGTGAAGGTGCTGGCCGTGGGTGCTGCCGATGCGCTGACTGGCGATGCGGCGCTGGCGCGGGATGACGCCGCTGCCGTGGGCGTCACCATCCAGCCCTGGAGCGAGTGCGCCGTCCTGGAAGGTGTGGTGGTGGACGCATTGCTGGGCACCGGGCTGTCCGGCGAGGTGCGCGAACCTTATGCCCAGGCGATCCGGCTGCTCAACGCCAGTAGTCTGCCGGTGCTGGCCGTGGACATTCCGTCTGGCCTCTGCGCCGACACCGGCCGCGTGCTTGGCGTGGCGGTGCGTGCGGACCTGACGGTGACCTTCATCGGGCTCAAGCTGGGACTGTTCACCGCCGATGCGCCGAACCAGGTGGGTGAGCTGGTATTCGACGATCTCCAGGCCGATCCCGCCCTGGTCTCGGTGACGCCCCGTATCGCCGAGCGTATGGCTGCCGGCAGCCTTAGGCGCCTGGCGCCGCGCCCACGCACCGCGCACAAGGGGCAGCTCGGCCACCTGCTGGTGGTGGGCGGTGACCGTGGGCTGGGAGGCGCGGCACTGCTTGCGGCGGAGAGTGCGCTGCGCAGCGGGGCCGGGCTGGTGTCGCTGGCGACCCGGCCAGAGCACGTGATGGCCGCGTTGGCACGGCGCCCGGAAGTGATGTGTGCCGGCGTGAGCTCGGCCAACCAGCTGCTGGCCCTGGCGGACAGGGCCGATGTGCTGGTGGCGGGACCTGGCCTGGGCCAGGACGCCTGGGGGCGCGGCCTGCTCAGCGTCGTCGCGGGACTGGAGTCGGTCCAGGTATGGGATGCCGACGCGCTCAATATGCTGGCGGGTGGTCTGGTCCGTCTGCCAGCGGGTTGCGTGATCACGCCTCATCCGGGCGAGGCCGCGCGCCTGCTGGGCATTTCCACCGCCGAAGTTCAGGCCGACCGGCCACGCGCGGTGCTTGCGCTGGCGCAAAAATTCGATGCCGTCGTCCTGCTCAAGGGCGCCGGCAGTCTGGTGGCGGCCCCTGATGGTCGTCTCGCACTCTGTGATCGCGGCCATCCGGTAATGGCCGGGGCCGGGCTCGGTGATGTACTCGCCGGGCTGATCGGTGCCTTGCTCGCCCAGGGGATGGACGCGTACTCGGCCACCTGCCTGGCCGTTTGGCTGCACGCCTGCGCGGGCGAGGGCCTGGCCCGGGGCGGCCGGGGGCTGGCAGCCAGTGATCTCATTCCGACCATTCGTCAGTTGCTCGAGGAGTTTGCACCGTGCCTGAAGTGA
- the queG gene encoding tRNA epoxyqueuosine(34) reductase QueG: MTLSTQDLAALAQSIKQWGRELGFQQVGITGVELGEHEGHLQRWLEAGYQGEMDYMAAHGSKRSHPDELVPGTLRVISLRMDYLPGDTRMAKVLGQPEKAYVSRYALGRDYHKLIRKRLQYLAERIEKVIGPFSYRAFVDSAPVLEKAIAEQAGLGWIGKNTLVLNRKAGSYFFLGELFVDAPLPMDAPHGSEHCGRCSACLDICPTAAFVGPYQLDARRCISYLTIEYKGSIPEDLRPLIGNRVFGCDDCQMVCPWNRFARPSGEGDFQPRHGLDNAELAELFRWSEEEFLSRTEGSPLRRAGYERWLRNLAVGLGNAPSSIPVLEALRLRREHPSALVREHVEWALARHGASAI, encoded by the coding sequence ATGACCCTTTCCACGCAAGATCTCGCCGCCCTCGCCCAATCCATCAAGCAATGGGGCCGAGAACTGGGCTTCCAGCAGGTGGGCATCACCGGCGTGGAGCTCGGCGAGCACGAGGGCCATCTGCAACGCTGGCTGGAGGCCGGCTACCAGGGCGAGATGGACTACATGGCCGCCCACGGCAGCAAACGCTCTCACCCGGACGAACTGGTTCCCGGCACCCTGAGGGTGATCTCCCTGCGCATGGACTACCTGCCCGGCGACACTCGCATGGCCAAGGTGCTGGGGCAACCGGAGAAGGCCTATGTCTCGCGCTACGCCCTGGGTCGCGACTACCACAAGCTGATCCGCAAACGCCTGCAATACCTGGCCGAGCGCATCGAGAAGGTCATAGGCCCGTTCAGCTACCGCGCCTTCGTCGACAGCGCGCCGGTACTGGAAAAGGCCATCGCCGAACAGGCGGGCCTCGGCTGGATCGGCAAGAACACCCTGGTACTCAACCGCAAGGCCGGCAGCTACTTCTTCCTCGGCGAACTGTTCGTCGACGCTCCACTGCCGATGGACGCCCCCCACGGCAGCGAGCACTGTGGCCGCTGTTCGGCCTGCCTGGACATCTGCCCGACTGCCGCGTTCGTCGGACCCTACCAACTGGACGCGCGGCGCTGCATTTCCTACCTGACCATCGAGTACAAGGGCAGCATTCCCGAAGACCTGCGTCCGCTGATCGGCAATCGCGTGTTCGGCTGCGATGACTGTCAGATGGTCTGCCCCTGGAACCGCTTCGCCCGCCCTTCCGGCGAAGGCGACTTCCAGCCGCGCCATGGCCTGGACAATGCCGAACTGGCGGAGCTGTTCCGCTGGAGCGAGGAGGAATTCCTCAGCCGCACCGAAGGCTCACCCCTGCGCCGCGCAGGTTATGAGCGCTGGTTGCGCAACCTGGCCGTGGGACTTGGCAATGCGCCTTCGAGCATTCCAGTGCTGGAGGCCCTGCGGCTGCGCCGCGAACATCCGTCGGCGCTGGTGCGCGAGCATGTGGAGTGGGCGCTCGCCCGCCATGGGGCAAGCGCTATCTGA
- the orn gene encoding oligoribonuclease, with protein sequence MQNALNLIWIDLEMTGLNPDTDVIIEMATIVTDSDLNVLAEGPTIAIHQSDEILAGMDEWNTRQHGQSGLTQRVRESQISMAEAEAQTLAFLEQWVPKGKSPICGNSICQDRRFLYRHMPQLEAYFHYRNLDVSTVKELAARWAPKVRDGVKKSSSHLALDDIRDSIAELQHYREHFFKI encoded by the coding sequence ATGCAGAATGCCCTGAACCTGATCTGGATCGATCTGGAAATGACCGGCCTGAATCCGGACACGGACGTGATCATCGAGATGGCCACCATCGTGACCGACAGTGATCTGAACGTTTTGGCCGAGGGGCCGACCATCGCCATCCACCAGAGCGACGAGATTCTCGCCGGCATGGATGAGTGGAACACCCGCCAGCATGGCCAGAGCGGCCTCACCCAGCGAGTGCGCGAAAGCCAGATCAGCATGGCGGAAGCAGAGGCCCAGACCCTGGCTTTCCTCGAGCAGTGGGTGCCCAAGGGCAAATCGCCGATCTGCGGCAACAGCATCTGCCAGGACCGCCGCTTCCTCTACCGTCACATGCCGCAGCTGGAAGCCTACTTCCACTACCGCAACCTCGATGTGTCCACCGTGAAGGAGCTGGCTGCACGCTGGGCGCCGAAAGTGCGTGACGGGGTGAAGAAGAGCAGCAGCCACCTGGCGCTGGATGACATCCGTGACTCGATCGCGGAGCTACAGCATTACCGGGAACACTTCTTCAAGATTTGA
- the rsgA gene encoding small ribosomal subunit biogenesis GTPase RsgA, with amino-acid sequence MAKRQLTRRQSWRIEKIQEERAARAAKRESRALEELEGGDLGPEQTGLVIAHFGVQVEVEALEGDLAGQIMRCHLRANLPPLVTGDRVVWRAGAQGSGVIVAQLPRSSELCRPDMRGVLKPVAANVDQIVIVFAPLPHPHANLIDRYLVAAEHAGIHPLLLLNKADLVDDENGAMLDELLGVYRQLGYPLLEVSARQGGGMEDLMARLDGHISVFVGQSGVGKSSLVNSLLPGVDTRVGALSELTGKGTHTTTTARLFHFPGGGELIDSPGIREFGLGHVSRDDVEAGFIEFNELLGTCRFRDCKHDREPGCALLKALEDGRVHPQRMASYRHILASLPEDEY; translated from the coding sequence ATGGCCAAACGCCAACTGACCCGCCGGCAGAGCTGGCGCATCGAGAAGATTCAGGAAGAACGCGCCGCTCGCGCAGCCAAGCGGGAGTCGCGCGCGCTCGAAGAGCTCGAAGGCGGCGATCTCGGCCCGGAGCAGACCGGCCTGGTGATCGCCCACTTCGGCGTGCAGGTGGAAGTCGAGGCCCTGGAAGGCGACCTGGCTGGCCAGATCATGCGCTGCCACCTGCGCGCCAACCTGCCGCCGCTGGTTACCGGCGACCGCGTGGTCTGGCGCGCCGGTGCCCAGGGCAGCGGGGTGATCGTCGCCCAATTGCCACGCAGCTCGGAGCTGTGCCGCCCGGACATGCGCGGCGTGCTCAAGCCGGTGGCGGCCAACGTCGATCAGATCGTCATCGTCTTCGCGCCCCTGCCCCATCCCCACGCCAACCTGATCGACCGCTACCTGGTAGCGGCCGAGCACGCAGGCATCCACCCGCTGCTGCTGCTGAACAAGGCCGACCTGGTGGATGACGAGAACGGCGCCATGCTCGACGAACTGCTCGGGGTCTACCGGCAGCTGGGCTACCCGCTGCTGGAAGTCTCGGCACGCCAGGGCGGCGGCATGGAGGATCTGATGGCCAGACTCGACGGCCATATCAGTGTCTTCGTCGGCCAGTCCGGGGTGGGCAAGTCGTCGCTGGTCAACAGCCTGCTGCCAGGGGTGGACACCCGCGTCGGCGCCCTTTCCGAGCTCACCGGCAAGGGCACCCACACCACCACCACCGCCCGCCTGTTCCACTTCCCGGGCGGCGGCGAGCTGATCGACTCTCCCGGTATCCGCGAGTTCGGCCTGGGCCATGTCAGCCGCGACGATGTCGAGGCCGGGTTCATCGAATTCAACGAATTGCTGGGAACCTGCCGCTTCCGTGACTGCAAGCACGACCGCGAACCGGGCTGCGCCCTGCTCAAGGCCCTGGAAGATGGCCGCGTGCATCCGCAACGGATGGCGAGCTACCGGCACATCCTCGCCAGCCTGCCCGAAGACGAGTACTAA
- the motB gene encoding flagellar motor protein MotB yields MENNQPIIVKRVKRYAAGHHGGAWKIAFADFATAMMAFFLVLWLMSSATPEQKKAISGYFKDPIGFTESASPYVIDLGGTPTPAPDRTLNPELKDAPDSQESAIDSTDKTQVDASQVETLADQIERERLELLLQELQNKVEENPELRKFKDQILFEITQDGLRIQIMDAANRPMFDLGSARLQPYFEDILLILAETIKAVPNKISISGHTDAKPYAGAGDFGNWELSAGRANAARRTLIAGGYPEDQVARVVGYASSALFDRKDPFNPVNRRIDIIVLTKKAQRAIEGEQGDGAKPEEGQQPPPPASDAAPSAPATPAGDPGAPVQPRELREKLNIFEDGVLKMDQPKGQ; encoded by the coding sequence ATGGAGAACAACCAGCCGATCATCGTCAAGCGCGTCAAACGCTACGCCGCCGGTCACCACGGCGGTGCGTGGAAGATCGCCTTCGCCGACTTCGCCACTGCGATGATGGCGTTCTTCCTGGTGCTCTGGCTGATGTCCTCGGCCACCCCCGAGCAGAAGAAGGCCATCTCCGGCTACTTCAAGGACCCCATCGGCTTCACCGAGAGCGCGAGCCCGTACGTCATCGACCTGGGCGGCACGCCCACACCCGCGCCTGACCGCACCTTGAATCCCGAGCTGAAGGACGCGCCCGATTCCCAGGAGTCGGCGATCGATTCCACGGACAAGACCCAGGTGGATGCCAGCCAGGTGGAAACCCTGGCCGACCAGATCGAGCGTGAGCGCCTGGAACTGTTGCTGCAGGAATTGCAGAACAAGGTCGAAGAGAACCCTGAGCTGCGCAAGTTCAAGGACCAGATCCTCTTCGAGATCACCCAGGACGGCCTGCGCATCCAGATCATGGATGCCGCCAACCGCCCCATGTTCGACCTCGGCAGCGCACGCCTGCAGCCGTACTTCGAAGACATCCTGCTGATCCTCGCCGAGACCATCAAAGCCGTGCCGAACAAGATCAGCATCAGCGGCCACACCGATGCCAAGCCCTATGCCGGCGCCGGTGATTTCGGCAACTGGGAGTTGTCCGCCGGTCGCGCCAACGCCGCGCGTCGCACCCTGATCGCCGGTGGTTACCCGGAAGACCAGGTGGCGCGGGTAGTGGGCTATGCCTCGTCGGCGCTGTTCGACCGCAAGGACCCCTTCAATCCGGTCAATCGCCGTATCGACATCATCGTGCTCACCAAGAAGGCCCAGCGCGCCATCGAGGGTGAGCAGGGCGACGGTGCCAAGCCTGAGGAAGGGCAGCAGCCCCCGCCTCCTGCCAGTGATGCTGCGCCGTCGGCTCCAGCTACCCCGGCGGGCGATCCGGGCGCGCCGGTGCAGCCACGTGAGCTGCGGGAGAAGCTGAATATCTTCGAAGACGGCGTGCTGAAGATGGACCAGCCCAAGGGGCAGTGA
- the motA gene encoding flagellar motor stator protein MotA gives MAKIIGIIVVFASVLGGYILSHGKLAALIQPFEVMIIGGAALGAFLQANPGSTTMIVFKKSLKMFGTRFTHGFYLEVLRLLYEILNKSRREGMMAIEADIEDAPASPIFSKYPGILKDERMTAYICDYLRIMSSGNMAPHELEGLFDMELASLKEELEHPSHAVNRIADGLPGFGIVAAVLGIVVTMAMLGEAEQAALGQHVGAALVGTFLGILAAYGFFGPLAVSLEHDAREELNVFEAIKACLVASASGMPPSLAVEFGRKTLFPAHRPSFSELEQAVRGS, from the coding sequence ATGGCAAAAATCATCGGCATCATCGTCGTATTCGCCAGCGTGCTCGGTGGATACATCCTGTCTCACGGCAAGCTTGCCGCGCTGATCCAGCCCTTCGAGGTAATGATCATCGGCGGTGCGGCGCTGGGTGCGTTCCTCCAGGCCAACCCCGGCAGCACGACGATGATCGTGTTCAAGAAGTCGCTGAAGATGTTCGGCACCCGCTTCACCCACGGCTTCTACCTGGAAGTGCTGCGCCTGCTCTACGAGATTCTCAACAAGAGCCGCCGCGAAGGGATGATGGCCATCGAGGCCGACATCGAGGACGCCCCTGCCAGCCCCATCTTCAGCAAGTACCCGGGCATCCTCAAGGATGAACGGATGACCGCCTACATCTGCGATTACCTGCGCATCATGTCCTCCGGCAACATGGCGCCCCACGAGCTCGAGGGCCTGTTCGACATGGAACTGGCCAGCCTGAAGGAAGAGCTGGAACACCCGTCCCACGCAGTCAACCGTATCGCCGACGGCCTGCCGGGCTTCGGTATCGTCGCGGCGGTACTCGGCATCGTGGTGACCATGGCCATGCTGGGCGAAGCCGAACAGGCCGCCCTCGGCCAGCACGTGGGTGCGGCGCTGGTGGGGACCTTCCTCGGTATTCTCGCGGCCTACGGCTTCTTCGGCCCGCTGGCGGTATCCCTGGAGCACGACGCCCGTGAAGAGCTGAACGTGTTCGAGGCGATCAAGGCCTGCCTGGTGGCCTCGGCTTCCGGCATGCCGCCGTCGCTGGCGGTGGAGTTCGGTCGCAAGACGCTGTTCCCGGCACATCGCCCGAGCTTCAGCGAGCTGGAGCAGGCCGTGCGCGGCAGCTGA